The following proteins come from a genomic window of Meles meles chromosome 1, mMelMel3.1 paternal haplotype, whole genome shotgun sequence:
- the PRPF38A gene encoding pre-mRNA-splicing factor 38A, which yields MANRTVKDAHSIHGTNPQYLVEKIIRTRIYESKYWKEECFGLTAELVVDKAMELRFVGGVYGGNIKPTPFLCLTLKMLQIQPEKDIIVEFIKNEDFKYVRMLGALYMRLTGTAIDCYKYLEPLYNDYRKIKSQNRNGEFELMHVDEFIDELLHSERVCDIILPRLQKRYVLEEAEQLEPRVSALEEDMDDVESSEEEEEEDEKLERVPSPDHRRRSYRDLDKPRRSPTLRYRRSRSRSPRRRSRSPKRRSPSPRRERHRSKSPRRHRSRSRDRRHRSRSKSPGHHRSHRHRSHSKSPERSKKSHKKSRRGNE from the exons ATGGCGAACCGTACGGTGAAGGATGCGCACAGCATCCACGGCACCAATCCTCAGTATCTGGTGGAGAAGATCATTCGGACGCGAATCTATGAGTCCAAGTACTGGAAAGAGGAGTGTTTTGGACTGACGG ctGAACTTGTAGTCGATAAAGCCATGGAGTTGAGGTTTGTGGGTGGTGTCTATGGTGGCAACATAAAGCCAACTCCCTTTCTGTGTTTGACCTTGAAGATGCTTCAGATTCAGCCTGAGAAGGATATCATTGTAGAGTTTATCAAAAATGAAGATTTCAA GTACGTGCGTATGTTGGGAGCACTTTACATGAGGCTGACAGGTACTGCAATTGATTGCTATAAGTACTTAGAGCCTCTCTACAACGACTATCgaaaaatcaagagccagaacCGAAATGGGG AGTTTGAACTGATGCATGTAGATGAGTTTATTGATGAACTGCTCCACAGTGAGAGAGTCTGTGACATCATTCTACCCCGGCTACAG AAACGCTATGTGCTAGAGGAAGCTGAGCAGCTGGAGCCCCGGGTTAGCGCTCTAGAAGAGGACATGGATGATGTGGAGTCcagtgaagaggaggaagaggaggatgagaAG TTGGAGAGAGTGCCATCACCTGATCACCGCCGGAGAAGCTACCGAGACTTAGACAAGCCCCGTCGTTCTCCCACATTGCGCTATAGGAGGAGTAGGAGCCGGTCTCCCAGAAG GCGGAGTCGATCTCCTAAAAGGAGGAG CCCCTCCCCTCGCCGAGAAAGGCATCGGAGCAAAAGCCCAAGACGTCACCGCAGCAGATCTCGAGATAGACGGCACAGATCCCGCTCCAAGTCCCCAG GTCATCACCGTAGTCACAGACATAGGAGCCACTCAAAGTCTCCTGAAAG ATCTAAGAAAAGCCACAAGAAGAGCCGGAGAGGGAATGAGTAA